The Planktothrix sp. FACHB-1365 genome includes a region encoding these proteins:
- a CDS encoding recombinase family protein, with protein sequence MAVLSPALWITGGSRSGKTTRLIELFCEWTPVLGTLPNPQRGKKKREKSRLKLQLTGTTTLIFAANSDNRMVLAERLTTTPQGQYSFYSTTPLGFFQDEVILFWPLLVEKLGLKAQFPLRLRPETEQELALQLWSRDLEIHSLERPGISVNRRVRQVLDLLQLAALSGTSIEDIPQILEQGFDSRRQTIETLNQQIGFWLKQWKNWCLERGLLTYGIIADLYGQHLLHHPIYQKHLLRRYPVVLADDVDEYPALARHLFEFFLEQGKMAAFTYNPKGAVRLGLGADPNDLASLQSRCRVETLDSPQGLGKDLAQPILELVFENAIAFPDSLLFSPNIKSIQTLSRADLLRQTAEQIIAGVKTGQVQPDEIAVIAPGLDAIARYTLRELLNHAGITVESMQEQRPLVSSPLVRALLTLMALIYPGNGRLVHRDAIAEMLVTLSYEGNRELSTPVIDPVRAGLLADHCFVPDWENPRLLPVTAFPRWDRLGYQGTQAYQQILHWVEVQQQQYQQRLLASPVVLLDRGIQQFLIHNSSLRPDQLSVLRELMETAIHYWDVQNRLQLQTGVTPSEQVGQFIQLLRLGVVSANPYPISSLGIKPGGVTLGTIFQYRASRASHRWHFWLDVGSPLWLSGGASILWGAPLFLREREHRPWTVEEGLEADLQRLRRIIVDLLSRVSDRLILCHSDLAVNGQEQLGPLYQLSVISNQ encoded by the coding sequence ATTGCTGTGCTGTCTCCTGCTTTGTGGATTACTGGAGGTTCCCGTAGTGGCAAAACTACTCGCCTCATTGAGTTATTTTGTGAATGGACACCTGTATTAGGAACACTCCCCAACCCCCAACGGGGGAAAAAGAAAAGGGAAAAAAGCCGATTAAAGCTTCAACTCACGGGGACGACGACCTTAATTTTTGCGGCTAATAGTGATAATCGGATGGTCTTAGCAGAGCGTTTGACCACTACACCCCAAGGACAATATTCTTTTTACTCCACAACCCCCCTAGGCTTTTTTCAAGATGAAGTGATTCTATTTTGGCCCCTATTAGTCGAAAAGTTAGGGTTAAAAGCCCAATTTCCCCTGCGATTACGTCCTGAAACAGAACAGGAACTTGCGCTGCAACTTTGGAGTCGTGATCTAGAAATCCACAGCTTAGAACGTCCAGGGATTAGCGTTAATCGTAGGGTACGCCAAGTCTTGGATCTTCTACAACTGGCTGCTCTGAGTGGAACCTCCATTGAAGACATTCCCCAGATTTTAGAGCAGGGGTTTGACTCCCGCAGACAGACAATAGAAACCCTGAATCAACAAATCGGTTTTTGGTTGAAACAGTGGAAAAACTGGTGCTTAGAACGGGGGTTACTCACCTATGGGATCATTGCAGACCTCTATGGTCAACACCTGCTGCATCATCCCATCTATCAAAAACACTTACTGCGTCGATATCCAGTGGTTTTAGCTGATGATGTGGATGAATATCCCGCCCTCGCTCGCCACTTGTTTGAGTTCTTTCTGGAGCAGGGAAAAATGGCTGCATTCACCTACAATCCAAAGGGGGCTGTAAGGTTAGGGTTAGGGGCTGATCCCAATGACCTCGCCAGTTTACAATCCCGTTGTCGTGTGGAAACCTTAGACTCACCCCAAGGTTTAGGAAAAGACCTGGCGCAACCAATTTTGGAATTAGTGTTTGAAAATGCGATCGCCTTTCCCGACTCCCTATTATTTTCTCCTAATATTAAATCGATTCAAACCCTATCACGGGCTGATTTACTGCGACAAACGGCTGAACAGATTATTGCAGGCGTAAAAACAGGTCAAGTACAACCGGATGAAATTGCTGTTATTGCTCCCGGTTTAGATGCCATTGCCCGTTATACCCTGCGAGAACTGCTCAACCATGCAGGTATTACGGTGGAGTCGATGCAAGAACAACGTCCCCTCGTCAGTTCTCCCCTGGTTCGAGCTTTATTAACCCTCATGGCCTTGATTTATCCGGGAAATGGTCGCCTTGTCCACCGAGATGCGATCGCAGAAATGCTCGTCACCCTCAGTTATGAAGGCAACAGGGAATTGTCAACCCCTGTGATTGACCCTGTACGGGCTGGTCTGTTGGCGGATCATTGTTTTGTGCCAGATTGGGAAAATCCTCGGTTGCTTCCGGTGACGGCTTTTCCCCGTTGGGATCGGTTGGGATATCAAGGGACGCAAGCTTACCAACAGATTCTGCATTGGGTTGAAGTTCAACAACAACAGTATCAACAACGACTCTTAGCAAGTCCGGTGGTGCTGTTAGACCGGGGAATTCAGCAATTTTTAATTCATAATTCTAGTTTAAGACCGGATCAATTGTCCGTCCTGCGAGAGTTAATGGAAACGGCAATTCATTATTGGGACGTGCAGAATCGTTTACAACTGCAAACTGGTGTCACCCCTTCAGAACAAGTGGGTCAGTTTATTCAGTTATTGCGCCTAGGAGTGGTTTCTGCGAATCCCTATCCCATATCCAGTTTGGGGATTAAACCTGGGGGGGTGACTTTAGGAACAATTTTCCAATATCGGGCCAGTCGAGCATCCCATCGTTGGCACTTTTGGCTTGATGTGGGATCTCCCTTGTGGTTAAGTGGGGGAGCAAGTATCCTGTGGGGAGCACCTTTGTTTTTGAGGGAACGAGAGCATCGTCCCTGGACAGTGGAAGAGGGGTTGGAAGCTGATCTACAACGATTACGTCGTATTATTGTAGATTTGTTGAGTCGGGTCAGCGATCGCTTAATTCTGTGTCACAGTGATTTAGCGGTTAATGGCCAAGAACAACTTGGCCCCCTTTATCAGTTATCAGTTATCAGTAATCAGTAA
- a CDS encoding Ig-like domain-containing protein — protein sequence MTSAAINTVRARVINTEETLLIFPTELPGIFQSFTGLVGETLPGANGDVIFVPQNPPAPTPTTSPTPTTSPTPTTPPTTSPTTPPTTSPTTPPTPTPSESGGTNPAPIANNDFFQTNFQQATFFNVLENDSITGGSGTSISIAQFSSTSNGTLVFNGAGIFTYTPDPNFFGVDSFSYTIVEGTAPAQVFIEVLAGNRPIIIEGIGQGTETSDYITGSSGNDVINGLDGDDTIFGLAGNDELRGDEGNDTLYGNEGNDSLTGGEGNDELNGGKDNDFLDGSEGDDTGLGQLGNDTIIGNLGNDSLYGGQGGDSVRGGDGNDLVYGDKGSDVVWGDAGNDTVTGGDEEDLLFGNDGADSLQGNTGNDTIFGGVGNDTAFGGQGDDQISGETGDDFLWGGIGVDTLTGGSGNDTFVMTPESGGGNLEDAQIVNDFEPGDRIGLAAGLQFSDLSITQSAENAGNTIIRNGSAGDYIAVLIGVNSTTINADSFTPISGTIIPIPTPSPTTPPTPTTPPTPTTPPTPTTPPTPTTPPTPTTSPTPTTPPTPTTSPTPTTPPTPTTPPLQPPIAQNDTVKRTPDGSVTFNVLANDTDPQGSPLTLVSVGTVANGSVAISTGGNIVYTPNPGFTGPETFSYTIQNSYGLTSTAQVTVNVNIPPTLLVNNGIIIALNDVENLTAGNLLAVDPDNPPNEIFYQITQEPSLGNLQAIGSTPQVINLGERFTQENIDNGSIEYNSRNLSGEDDFLFILTDNVGTTTQNAFSITIVDDIISGTDGDDLITGSGLSENIRGFAGNDTLLGLGNRDVLQGGSGRDSLDGGEGNDVLQGDEEDDILLGQIGNDSLFGGQGNDSLDGGAGRNTLLGEDGNDTLVAGDDSNLLSGGNNDDILISGIGNDTLLGGSGNDSLTGNAGDDSLYGEEGQDLIFAGVGQDLVLGGIDNDTIDAGENNDTIFAGDGNDSIIGGDGDDTISSGSGADTVSAGTGDDSIFGDTGNDSIVGDVGEDTIYAGDGLDTLFGGIGNDVIFGDGGNDTIFGGEDDDTLAGGAGADSLIGNVGNNSYYYLAPAEGVDVITEFNVNGDDRFLFSSLGFPGFTTAEGTVVPLQGIIISNLGSEGDDISNKQVIIFQDTFDNVQAVNAALKNQKGSSDTAAFFVYRNNLSYAAFPGAYVMGYDPNLSDDSLPAFDLGILPSIDPATNNISTLITPSDFVII from the coding sequence ATGACAAGTGCAGCAATTAATACTGTTAGGGCCAGAGTTATTAATACAGAGGAAACCCTGTTAATTTTTCCGACAGAACTTCCGGGTATCTTTCAAAGCTTCACCGGGTTAGTTGGAGAAACCTTACCGGGTGCCAATGGTGATGTAATTTTTGTCCCTCAAAATCCCCCAGCACCCACCCCAACAACATCTCCCACCCCAACAACATCTCCCACCCCAACAACACCTCCAACCACATCCCCCACCACACCCCCCACAACATCCCCCACCACACCTCCTACACCTACACCTTCTGAAAGTGGCGGGACAAATCCGGCTCCGATTGCTAATAATGACTTTTTTCAGACCAACTTTCAACAAGCAACTTTTTTTAATGTTCTGGAAAATGATTCCATTACCGGAGGAAGTGGAACCAGTATCAGTATTGCTCAATTTAGCTCAACCTCCAATGGAACCTTAGTATTTAATGGGGCGGGAATTTTTACTTATACTCCTGACCCGAATTTTTTTGGAGTCGATAGTTTTAGTTATACGATTGTAGAAGGAACTGCCCCAGCCCAAGTTTTTATTGAAGTGTTAGCGGGAAACCGCCCGATTATTATTGAAGGAATTGGTCAAGGAACAGAAACCAGTGATTATATTACAGGTTCCTCTGGAAATGATGTGATCAACGGTTTAGATGGAGACGATACCATCTTTGGTTTAGCGGGAAATGATGAACTCCGAGGGGATGAAGGTAATGATACCCTCTACGGCAATGAAGGAAATGATAGTCTTACCGGAGGAGAAGGGAACGACGAACTCAATGGCGGTAAGGATAATGATTTTCTCGATGGGAGTGAAGGAGACGATACTGGGTTAGGACAACTCGGTAACGATACCATCATTGGGAATTTGGGAAATGATAGCCTTTATGGCGGTCAAGGAGGCGATAGTGTTAGAGGGGGAGACGGCAATGATCTCGTCTATGGCGATAAAGGCAGTGATGTCGTCTGGGGGGATGCGGGAAATGATACGGTAACAGGCGGAGACGAAGAAGACCTGTTATTTGGGAATGACGGTGCTGATAGTCTCCAAGGAAATACAGGCAACGATACGATATTTGGAGGTGTTGGTAACGATACTGCCTTCGGAGGTCAAGGAGATGATCAAATTTCCGGTGAAACCGGAGATGATTTTCTCTGGGGCGGTATTGGTGTCGATACTCTCACCGGCGGGTCAGGAAATGATACCTTCGTGATGACTCCCGAAAGTGGAGGGGGGAATTTAGAAGACGCTCAAATTGTGAATGATTTTGAACCGGGCGATCGCATTGGTTTAGCTGCGGGTTTACAATTTAGTGACTTATCGATTACCCAAAGTGCTGAAAATGCCGGGAATACCATTATTAGAAATGGTAGTGCAGGAGATTATATTGCCGTTTTGATTGGGGTCAATAGCACCACCATCAACGCCGATAGTTTTACTCCCATTTCTGGTACGATTATTCCGATTCCGACTCCATCTCCAACAACACCACCCACACCTACAACTCCACCCACACCCACAACTCCACCCACACCCACAACTCCACCCACACCCACAACTCCACCGACGCCAACAACATCTCCTACCCCAACAACTCCACCCACACCCACAACATCTCCTACCCCAACGACTCCACCGACGCCAACTACTCCCCCGTTACAACCCCCCATTGCTCAAAATGACACCGTAAAACGAACTCCTGATGGTTCTGTAACCTTTAACGTACTAGCAAATGATACAGATCCCCAGGGGAGTCCCCTTACTTTAGTGAGCGTCGGGACAGTTGCCAATGGCAGTGTAGCGATTTCCACCGGAGGAAATATTGTCTATACACCGAATCCCGGTTTTACAGGGCCAGAAACCTTTAGTTATACTATTCAAAACAGTTATGGCTTAACGTCAACGGCTCAAGTCACAGTTAACGTTAATATTCCCCCAACATTATTAGTGAATAACGGGATTATTATTGCGCTTAATGATGTGGAAAATCTTACTGCTGGAAATCTTTTGGCAGTAGACCCTGATAATCCCCCGAATGAAATTTTTTACCAAATTACCCAAGAACCCAGCTTAGGGAATTTACAAGCCATCGGGTCTACACCTCAAGTGATTAATTTGGGAGAAAGGTTTACTCAAGAAAATATTGACAACGGTTCCATTGAATATAATTCTCGAAATCTATCAGGAGAAGACGACTTTCTTTTCATTCTCACCGATAACGTTGGGACGACAACCCAGAATGCCTTTAGTATCACTATTGTTGATGATATTATTTCCGGCACGGACGGCGATGATTTAATTACAGGTAGTGGTTTAAGTGAAAATATCAGAGGATTTGCTGGAAATGATACCCTCTTAGGACTAGGCAACCGAGATGTTTTACAAGGAGGAAGCGGACGAGATTCTCTCGACGGGGGAGAAGGAAATGATGTTTTGCAAGGAGATGAAGAAGACGATATTCTCCTGGGTCAAATTGGGAACGATTCTCTATTTGGAGGTCAAGGAAATGACTCTCTCGATGGAGGTGCAGGTCGCAATACCTTGTTAGGAGAAGATGGCAATGACACCTTAGTTGCTGGAGATGATAGTAATTTACTCTCCGGTGGGAATAATGATGATATTCTCATTAGTGGTATTGGGAACGATACCCTTTTAGGGGGGAGTGGAAATGATTCCCTGACCGGAAATGCCGGAGATGATTCTCTTTATGGAGAAGAAGGACAAGACCTAATTTTTGCCGGAGTCGGTCAAGACTTAGTTCTCGGTGGTATAGATAACGATACTATTGATGCCGGAGAGAATAATGACACCATTTTTGCCGGTGATGGCAATGATTCGATCATCGGTGGAGATGGAGACGATACTATCAGTAGTGGTTCAGGGGCAGATACCGTTTCAGCAGGAACGGGAGATGATTCCATCTTTGGTGATACTGGAAATGACTCGATTGTGGGTGATGTTGGAGAAGATACTATCTATGCTGGAGATGGCTTAGATACTTTGTTTGGGGGAATTGGTAATGATGTCATCTTTGGGGATGGTGGCAATGACACAATCTTTGGTGGTGAAGATGATGATACCTTAGCTGGAGGCGCAGGGGCTGATAGTTTAATTGGGAATGTGGGTAATAATTCTTACTACTATTTAGCTCCCGCAGAAGGCGTTGATGTGATCACGGAATTTAATGTTAATGGTGATGATCGATTCCTGTTTAGTTCTCTTGGTTTCCCTGGCTTTACCACCGCAGAAGGAACTGTTGTTCCTCTACAAGGAATAATCATTTCTAATCTGGGTTCGGAAGGGGATGACATTAGTAATAAACAAGTGATCATTTTCCAAGATACCTTTGATAATGTTCAAGCGGTTAATGCTGCTTTGAAAAATCAAAAAGGTTCCAGTGATACTGCCGCTTTCTTTGTCTATCGCAATAACTTGTCTTATGCTGCTTTTCCGGGTGCTTATGTGATGGGCTATGATCCAAATTTAAGTGATGATAGTCTCCCGGCTTTTGATTTAGGAATTTTACCGTCTATCGATCCAGCAACCAACAATATTAGTACCTTAATTACGCCTAGTGATTTTGTCATTATCTAG
- a CDS encoding proton extrusion protein PcxA yields the protein MATSNSNFLNRWFGNANQWFRDTPERALDQAYDAALKIRSLENEHFQGEKIPSESHTEYSDRTLAYFNSELKKHLKIIQTRLMVFNASRSVLGLSEQLNPASTVNGEITHNLERNGSLPDSKIISIICEKLDYIDTVISRYHPMTPEDSVALMKAPTNQSLSLRNTVINQDLSITNAPGNNKSLNNGSSTSSSGKTIQEDLTTKPSPSVLPRSLLRTLNRVQQELRPESEFEMIQNYRKSKIKTLVSIRFVLLIILIPLLTQQLAKNFVVGPIVDRVFTNQEQTPIFLNVNMEEEAFVELQHYEQRLRFQALIGQAPPLNPQELDEKLEERAKELAEEYKVDGSNAIKNVFADIIAVSMFCFVLVSNRKEVEILKSFMGDLIYGLSDSAKAFIIILSTDMFVGFHSPHGWEVILESTARHFGLPENRDFNFLFIATFPVILDAVFKYWIFRYLNRSSPSAVSTYKTMNE from the coding sequence ATGGCGACTTCTAACTCTAATTTTTTAAACCGATGGTTTGGGAATGCAAATCAATGGTTCCGTGATACACCCGAACGGGCTTTGGATCAAGCTTATGATGCGGCTTTGAAGATTCGTTCCCTGGAAAATGAGCATTTTCAAGGGGAAAAAATTCCTTCGGAATCTCATACTGAATATAGCGATCGCACTCTGGCTTATTTTAATTCTGAATTGAAAAAACATCTCAAAATAATTCAGACTCGCTTAATGGTATTTAATGCTAGTCGTTCGGTTTTGGGATTATCTGAACAACTCAATCCGGCCTCAACGGTGAACGGTGAAATCACCCATAATCTGGAAAGGAATGGTTCATTACCGGACTCTAAAATTATTTCTATTATCTGTGAAAAGCTCGATTATATTGATACGGTGATTTCTCGATACCACCCCATGACACCGGAAGATTCCGTTGCCTTAATGAAAGCACCTACGAATCAATCTCTATCGCTGCGGAATACAGTTATTAATCAAGATCTTAGCATTACAAATGCTCCGGGAAACAATAAATCTTTAAATAATGGAAGTTCGACTTCAAGTTCAGGAAAAACAATTCAAGAGGATTTAACAACTAAACCTTCCCCTAGTGTTCTTCCTCGCTCTTTGCTGAGAACTTTAAATCGGGTTCAACAGGAACTCAGACCTGAATCTGAGTTTGAAATGATCCAAAATTATCGAAAATCTAAAATTAAAACCCTTGTTTCTATCCGATTTGTTTTATTGATCATTTTAATTCCTTTACTCACTCAACAATTGGCTAAAAATTTTGTAGTGGGGCCGATTGTGGATCGGGTTTTTACCAATCAAGAACAAACGCCTATTTTTCTGAATGTTAATATGGAGGAGGAAGCTTTTGTTGAGCTTCAACATTATGAACAACGATTAAGATTTCAAGCTTTAATTGGTCAAGCTCCTCCCCTAAACCCACAAGAACTTGATGAAAAATTAGAGGAAAGAGCCAAAGAATTAGCGGAAGAATATAAAGTTGATGGAAGTAATGCCATCAAAAATGTTTTTGCCGATATTATCGCTGTTTCTATGTTCTGTTTTGTCCTAGTTTCTAACCGGAAAGAGGTAGAAATTCTCAAATCATTTATGGGGGATTTAATTTATGGATTGAGTGATAGTGCTAAAGCGTTTATCATTATTTTATCCACCGATATGTTTGTGGGGTTCCACTCTCCCCACGGTTGGGAAGTAATCTTAGAAAGTACAGCGCGACATTTTGGACTTCCTGAAAATCGGGATTTTAATTTTCTGTTTATTGCTACTTTTCCGGTTATCTTAGATGCGGTGTTTAAATATTGGATTTTCCGCTATCTCAACCGCAGTTCACCTTCTGCTGTTTCTACCTATAAAACGATGAACGAGTAA